In Bos taurus isolate L1 Dominette 01449 registration number 42190680 breed Hereford chromosome 13, ARS-UCD2.0, whole genome shotgun sequence, the DNA window AGCTACCGGGAATCTTAAGTGGAAGGAGATGAGGTCAGCCAGGAATCTGTGctgatggagagggaggggcagagaaGATGCAAGGAAATCAGAGCTGAAGCCACCAGCGCCAGAGCCCTGGGAGGCCCTGCTGCCCCGAGTTTCCTGTGGACTCAGAAGGGGGCTCTCTCGTCATTACTCAGGGGCAACAGTTTTGCTGCTAACCAAGGAGTATTTGGGGAGACATATTCACGCTGATGCATCCCATGCACGCCACCTAAACACACAGCAGGGACCGCCTCCACGGGGGACCCAGAGGTCCAGTGGGTGGGGTGTGATGTGGCAGTCGTGAGCAACATTCGGGAGATTCAGAACCCGGGGACTGTCTCCTACATACCTCACCCAGAGGCCACAAGCCAGCAGCTCATCCCGCATTAGCACCTCCTCTCCTGCAACGTGGCTACACTTGGAAACACGCTCAGTGAGAAAAGCCGGTCACAAAAAGCCACACAGCGTGTGagtccatttacatgaaatgtccagagcaGGCAAATCCATGGAGACAGAGGGCAGATGCTGGTTGCCATGGGCTTTGTAAAAGGAGGAATGGGAGGGATGCAGGTCTAATGTATGCGGGTCTTTTTGGGGTGACAAACGTGCCCTGGAATAGACTGTTGTGATGGACACATAACACCGTGAATAATCTAAAAACCTTGACTTAAACACTTTGAATGGGTAAGCTGTGTAGTTAGTActtgaattatatctcaataaaggtttttttcaaaaaattcttcTCATCACTCTGGACTCGCCTGGCACGGTGCCCACTAGTGgagtggagggagagagggaggggggagggagcgCTTTATAAGCTGTCAAATCCTGTCTGCATGCAGGAGGTGGTGCTTCTGTGGGGCTTCTAACAACCTTAACAAACCGGTTCTGGTAAGAGGACTGGGAGCCTTTCTTTGCCTTCCCCCCAGGGGAAACAGAGACGGTGGATGGTCAGAGGTCAGAGCTGCCACCTGGAGGCTCTGCCACTCAGGGGACTTGAAGGGCAATTACCAAGCATTACCCAGAGGTACTTGGCGAGAGGTACAGGGAACACACACCCCTAAAACAAACCTCGGCCCAGGCCCTCCATCACCAGAGAGCCCCAGAAACAATGGGGGCAGAGTCTCGCCCCAAATGCAGGACCAGTGCTGCCCCAAAGCAGCTGCTAACCTCTTCCCTGCTTGGCAGGACCTGACACTTCCTGGCTATCCCAACCTGCTGCCCTCAGCCTGCCCATGGGGACCTCACCCCAGAGGAACCGCCCACAACAAACAGCAAAGAGCCATGACCGCATTTAGCCTTCTGCACTTAGGAAATaacccagaaaaaaaatcacaacccaAAAGCAAGTGTGGGCATGCAACACAAAACCAATAAAAACATGAAGAGGTTTGAAATCAGTGTTCTTTGGGCCTCTTTCAGCCATGTTCCAGGATTGGCCATGGAGCCTCTTAGTGTAAACTGCCCATTAGTGACTTTTGGAAAGAAACTGCTGAGACATCAGAAGTGACATAAGGAACAAGGAACACCCTCTGACCAGGTGGTGGAGCAGGCGGGGTTCTTGTGCTCACCCTGGAAAGCAGCTTCTTCCCCAGGGCTGGCATGGCTTCTGAAGGTCTGGGGCAGCGGCCAGGTTTGGGGTAGCTGCTGCGCCTGGGCTTCATTGTGTCTTACCCAATTCTAGTGAAGCACTGGCCTCTGGAGCCTCCACCTCCAAAAGCAGAGAGGGGAGACTTGCCAAGGTGTCAAGGGTGCCTCACTGTGCCTGGCTGTGCCAGGAAGTGAGGCTAATGGGAACCTGAGGGCCTGAGAATGCCCATTAAACAGCAAGGCCCTCAGGTGGAGTGCAATCTCCCAAGCGGCCAGCAGGTGGCAGCGTCTGCCCAAAAACCACGCCTGTCCAGGCCTATTCGGGATTCTCCACCACGGAGACTGCTTCTACTGCCGCTGTCAGATCCcgtggtggggcggggggagggctgACATTGGATTTAACTGAACCTCCCAGCGATGCTGACCTGCAGCCACAGCGGGAGCTCTGCCCCAGCCTCTGTTCTGAAAGTCGATCTCCCGGGTGCCTGTGGTTTCAATGACTACATATTCTGATGACATTCCCACGACCCCACAAGTGCCTGCCAGACACCCCTTGGTTGGTTCAAACGCCCCCACCCTCAGTTTGTCCTCTGAGCATACCCTCCCCCTCAACCCCACCCTCAGCCCTGaggcccagaggcaggaggcccTCAGTTCCCATCAGGCCCCACCACTCGCATGGGCCCGGGGGCATCAGTGGAGCTGACCCACCTCTGCTTACAACCCCTTTCACCCTGAACTGCTCTGCCAGGCCGGGAGGGGCGCCCAGGGGGAAGCGCCCCAAATCCCCTGAGGGCTGCGGTGCCGCGGTTTGCAGAAAGCGTTCCCCTGAGTCCTTCTGGGTGGCCTCTGTCCTCCCAGCAAAGACCAAACTCCCCACCAGGGCCAGCCACGCGggcctctgccccccacccccaccctctgctGCCCCTCCAACAGCCTAGATGCCCCCTGCCCCTCAGGATgcttccccaccccagctcctgaGCTTCCCCCACTCGCTCTCCAGACCTCGGCCCAGGAGGCAGTGCAGGGGCTCCTGGGAAAAGGCCTCCCCCAGACCCTGTCCTTCATTCCCAGCCGCACACGCAGGTAGATGAGACCTGCTCTCCTAAACATCAGCCCCAGGTTCTGCTCCCCTCATCCGGGGGCCCAGAGAGCCGGTCTCTGATGTTCCCACGACAGATGATCCACGTGTTTGCGCCTGTCTCCTCGAACACTCCCATCCAGCACCGAAGTCCTGGAGAGTCagcaggccctggaaggggcgCCGGGAGAGCCCAGTTTGCCCCTCAGGTTACCTGGCTGTGCGGTACTACTAGGACGCCCACTCGGGAGGAGCGCCCCAGGCGTGCGCTCGGCACCTGAACCGGACTCGGCTGGTCGGGCTCCGCGGTGTTCTGCGCGCTCCCTGCTCTAATCCCTGTCTGCGTGACGCCGGACGTAGCTCCTGAAAATGgcacagaagaagaaaaggagccGGACTGAGGCGGGTGCCCACGAGGGACAGGAGCGTACAGCGGCTGCACCCCCGGGAGCGGCAGGAGGCAGCGCTGAGACGCGGAGACGTCCACCGCGTCCACCACTGTCTCCAACCAGGCCCCCGGCTCCCTCATCCTGGCGGCTCTCCCACCCTTGGCCGTCGGTCTGCGCCGCCTAAGCGGCCAGGCTCCGGAAAGAGGCGGTCACCAGGTCCCCTCTGATTGGACGGCTGCGAAGTCCCAGCGGGCGCCTCCGCACCTTAAAGGGGGAGTGGCGGCGCGAGTGTGAGGTAAAGcgctccccagcccagcccagcgcGCGGCCgcgagaggtgggggtggggtcggggGCGGTAGGAGAGAAAGAGACGGAataggagggggaggggagaagggggagggggaggcgacCAAGAGGCGGGGCCGAGGCCCTGGGAGGCTCGGGGACTGACTGACTGCCGGACGGACGCGCGAGCCGGGAGCGGGACCGAGGCGGCGCCGGCGGCCAGCGCGACCGCGGACCCTGGGGCAGCACGGCCTGGGCCGTAGGAGCACCTGCCCGCCCGGCGGGCCCTCGGGCCCAGAGGCGCGGCCATGGCAGAGCTCAAGTCGCTGTCGGGGGACGCGTACCTGGAGCTGAGCCACGGCTACGCGGCGGCGGGCCTCGCCTACGGGGCGGCCCGGGGGCCGGAGGCGGCCCGGGGCTACGGCATGCCGGGCACGGGAAGTGACCTCCCCGCGGCGTCTGCGCCCCGAGTCCCGGCCGCGGCGGCCGAGAGCAGCGGCGAGCAGAGCGGGGACGAGGACGACGCCTTCGAGCGGCGGAGGCGGCGGCGCGGGCCGGGGAGCGCGGCGGACGGACGGCGGCGGCCCCGGGAGCAGCGGTCCCTGCGGCTGAGCATCAACGCCCGGGAGCGCCGGCGGATGCACGACCTGAACGACGCCCTGGACGGTCTGCGCGCGGTGATCCCCTATGCGCACAGCCCGTCGGTGCGCAAGCTCTCCAAGATCGCCACGCTGCTGCTTGCCAAGAACTACATCCTCATGCAGGCGCAGGCCCTGGACGAGATGCGGCGCCTCGTGGCCTACCTCAACCACGGCCAGGGCTTGGCCACGCCGGTGGCCGCCGCGCCCTTGACACCCTTCGGCCAGGCTGCACTGTACCCCTTCTCTGCCAGCGCCGCGCTGCCCTGTCCAGACAAGTGCGCCGCCTTCTCCGGGACGCCCTCGGCGCTTTGCAAACACTGTAACGAGAAGCCCTA includes these proteins:
- the BHLHE23 gene encoding class E basic helix-loop-helix protein 23, which codes for MAELKSLSGDAYLELSHGYAAAGLAYGAARGPEAARGYGMPGTGSDLPAASAPRVPAAAAESSGEQSGDEDDAFERRRRRRGPGSAADGRRRPREQRSLRLSINARERRRMHDLNDALDGLRAVIPYAHSPSVRKLSKIATLLLAKNYILMQAQALDEMRRLVAYLNHGQGLATPVAAAPLTPFGQAALYPFSASAALPCPDKCAAFSGTPSALCKHCNEKP